The Theileria orientalis strain Shintoku DNA, chromosome 2, complete genome genome has a window encoding:
- a CDS encoding serine/threonine protein kinase codes for MNNSYECSCTRLTASDTDIASKSSIHSLWFTLDDFDIGGLLGDGAHGQVFLARERRTGFICVLKCVSKAQLVGSGQESMFKREIELHSHLRHPNISCLYTWFTTKTMIFMVIEYCHNGDLFSYLMKKKRLEEPEVCQILFQVIWALRTCHDKHIAHLDIKPENILLDQNNVVKLADFGLSAHINRAFDNNMKDSDFLRGTYDYWSPEQFGEVGHKTDIWTVGVLAFELYFGFAPFGTTLNDGLDTVLRRIQIQPWYHMLENRYENVHAGSMSSEFRDFLDKCFTKVSTERPSSAELLHHPCIKMYNMHRFNDPRFIKQPRKQS; via the exons ATGAACAATAGCTACGAATGTAGCTGTACCAGACTTACGGCCTCCGATACCGACATCGCATCGAAAAGTAGTATCCATTCACTCTGGTTTACACTAGATGACTTTGACATCGGAGGATTACTG GGAGATGGAGCCCATGGTCAAGTTTTCCTTGCCAGGGAGCGCAGAACGGGTTTCATTTGTGTTCTAAAGTGCGTTTCAAAGGCTCAACTAGTAGG ATCGGGCCAGGAATCCATGTTCAAGAGGGAGATAGAGCTGCACTCACACCTGAGGCACCCTAACATTTCATG TCTGTACACGTGGTTCACCACGAAGACGATGATTTTCATGGTTATCGAGTACTGCCACAACGGTGACCTGTTCAGCTACCTGATGAAGAAAAAGAGGCTGGAGGAACCGGAGGTGTGCCAGATTCTGTTCCAGGTCATCTGGGCACTGCGAACGTGCCACGACAAGCACATCGCGCACCTGGACATAAAGCCGGAGAACATACTGCTGGACCAGAACAACGTGGTAAAGCTGGCTGACTTTGGACTCTCAGCGCACATCAACAGGGCGTTCGACAACAACATGAAGGACTCGGACTTCCTGAGGGGAACGTATGACTACTGGTCGCCGGAGCA GTTCGGCGAGGTAGGCCATAAGACTGACATCTGGACGGTCGGAGTGCTGGCCTTCGAGCTCTACTTCGGGTTCGCGCCCTTCGGCACGACGCTGAACGATGGCCTGGACACGGTGCTGCGCCGCATACAGATCCAGCCGTGGTACCACATGCTCGAGAACCGCTACGAAAACGTCCACGCAGGCAGCATGTCCAGCGAGTTTCGCGACTTCCTGGACAAGTGCTTCACGAAGGTGTCCACAGAAAGGCCGAGCTCGGCGGAGCTGCTGCACCACCCCTGCATtaaaatgtacaatatgCACAGGTTCAACGACCCACGGTTCATAAAGCAACCGCGGAAACAAAGTTAG
- a CDS encoding uncharacterized protein (acylphosphatase domain containing protein), with translation MSTYFPKSLKNKAKSTFLFSQNPIFPPSRRPSRWLFESLKTHPTLDRGYPVFDVIFDTLNQKASGLRKYKPKPVSLQVKRDYDLSNHHEMNHRFRFELNGLFLVGWIKCRRKFAIGHLQGNVIATTQMKRWMEICGTSNAKFSRVYFYDENYAIPKLDYNDLTLVKDYRKPLKKMQHERSNRLSRSII, from the exons ATGTCAACTTACTTCCCCAAGTCTCTGAAGAATAAGGCTAAGAGCACATTTCTGTTTTCGCAAAATCCCATCTTTCCTCCCAGCAGGAGGCCTTCGCGATGGCTGTTCGAGAGCCTCAAGACTCACCCTACCCTCGATAGGGGCTACCCTGTTTTTGACGTCATTTTCGACACCCTCAACCAGAAGGCCAGCGGCTTGAGGAAATATAAGCCTAAGCCCGTTAGCCTCCAGGTGAAGAGGGACTATGACCTGAGCAATCACCACGAGATGAACCACAGGTTCCGATTCGAGTTAAACGGC CTGTTTCTCGTCGGATGGATCAAGTGTCGACGCAAATTCGCCATTGGCCAC cttcagggCAACGTTATCGCTACCACTCAGATGAAGCGCTGGATGGAGATCTGCGGCACCAGCAACGCCAAGTTTTCCCGTGTGTACTTCTACGATGAAAACTACGCCATTCCGAAGCTCGATTACAA TGACCTTACTCTCGTCAAGGACTACCGGAAGCCTCTTAAAAAGATGCAACATGAACGCAGCAATAGACTAAGCAGGTCTATTATCTAA
- a CDS encoding 50S ribosomal protein L24 — protein sequence MLFHTLKRGTEIENLITGRLFNTKARYCSSLCSSYRRNIWNLNFSRVTNSNSLLSEHTHTDLDIVTNRFTYWQTRGPKIVKPRDIIKRWKIRPGDKVVVISGKDKGKTGEVLMCDKLRNQVKVKGCNMRKLLVDSQVVQIEKKMHYSNVQLVDKLLNVGTRVTIKYTPDNKPLRVSKKSGYVIPWPEKVGRLRRNVALEEKGTQRYSSSYYTGLEVFEGEKDTKPEEALRRTYDYHKDLFSMNLLRQTMSKYNREIS from the exons ATGTTGTTCCACACTTTGAAAAGAGGAACTGAGATTGAGAATTTAATAACCGGGAGGTTGTTTAATACAAAAGCAAGGTATTGTAGCAGTTTGTGCTCCAGTTATCGCAGAAATATATGGAATCTTAACTTTAGTCGAGTCACTAACTCTAACAGTCTGTTAAGTGAACACACCCACACGGACCTTGATATTGTAACAAATAGGTTCACCTACTGGCAAACCAGAGGACCCAAAATCGTAAAACCACGCGATATAATCAAAAGATGGAAGATTAGACCCGGAGATAAG GTGGTTGTAATAAGCGGCAAGGATAAGGGAAAGACCGGAGAGGTGCTGATGTGCGATAAATTGCGGAACCAAGTCAAGGTGAAGGGCTGCAACATG AGGAAGCTGTTGGTGGACTCCCAAGTGGTACAGATAGAAAAGAAGATGCACTACTCAAACGTGCAGCTGGTAGACAAGCTGTTGAA CGTCGGCACCAGGGTCACAATCAAATACACACCGGACAACAAGCCAC TGAGAGTGTCAAAGAAGTCGGGATACGTTATACCGTGGCCAGAAAAGGTAGGTCGTTTACGGCGCAACGTCGCTTTAGAAGAAAAGGGAACCCAGAggtacagcagcagctATTACACTGGTTTAGAGGTGTTCGAGGGGGAGAAGGACACGAAGCCAGAGGAGGCTCTTCGTCGGACTTACGACTACCACAAG GACCTGTTCTCAATGAACCTTCTTCGGCAGACGATGTCAAAGTACAACAGAGAAATATCATAG
- a CDS encoding uncharacterized protein (WD40 repeat-like domain containing protein) codes for MNECNSIATFSLESQPDCIKSFPFLDSSEPCLSGSFIVSCYRYDELTRERDGCLVFFNPSIFLESKILSENTFDTVPRLHYFGSDLGGVLSCSWTKFENAYGVSCISSNLTLGQFTIDHSDPSGHSLPKFTCLRRLRLSDAGDSSVALSLSLSDEHARSMCVTCSDGTAYLVKETGDAIKWKPHDVETWISSFHPRDSNVVLTGSDDSTARVFDLRAGYDPASTVSCHSSGVTALRFLPNSSNLFYTGGFDKLLVKHDYRNLSKPVEVLETSTSVWSLDFITGLDCSLNKLHIAGCYDGSAIYDSRGSLLSLFRPPNPLIYSTSHSLLTSSALVYCCCDFYNKTLHFYS; via the exons ATGAACGAGTGTAATTCTATTGCCACCTTTTCACTTGAATCACAGCCAGATTGCATCAAGTCTTTCCCTTTCCTCGACTCCTCAG AACCATGTCTCTCTGGATCATTTATCGTTTCTTGTTACAGATATGACGAGTTGACTCGAGAACGTGACGGTTGTTTAGTATTTTTCAACCCTTCCATCTTCTTAGAATC AAAAATCCTTTCAGAAAACACTTTTGACACCGTTCCTAGGCTTCACTATTTTGGCAGTGATTTGGGTGGTGTTCTTTCCTGCAGTTGGACTAAGTTTGAGAAT GCATACGGTGTATCCTGCATTTCATCTAATTTGACCCTTGGCCAGTTCACCATTGACCACTCGGACCCCTCCGGCCACTCACTCCCTAAGTTTACCTGTTTAAGACGGTTGAGGCTGTCGGATGCCGGCGACTCATCTGTGGCTCTATCTCTCTCGCTCTCCGATGAACACGCTCG GTCAATGTGTGTAACTTGTTCTGACGGAACTGCCTACCTTGTTAAAGAAACTGGCGACGCTATTAAGTG GAAGCCTCATGATGTTGAAACTTGGATCAGTTCCTTCCATCCTCGCGATTCCAATGTTGTTCTGACCG GCTCTGATGACTCTACTGCTAGGGTTTTCGACTTACGTGCTGGATACGACCCTGCTTCCACTGTTTCATG TCATTCTAGTGGTGTTACTGCTCTTCGGTTCCTACCTAACAGTTCCAACTTGTTTTACACCGGCGG ATTTGACAAGTTACTGGTTAAACACGACTATCGCAACCTTTCTAAGCCTGTTGAGGTCCTCGAGACTTCCACTTCTGTTTGGTCTTTGGACTTTATTACCGGCCTCGACTGttcattaaataaactacACATTGCCGGATGCTACGATGGCTCTGCCATTTACGATTCTCGAG GCTCTCTTCTTTCTCTGTTCAGGCCTCCTAATCCTCTCATTTATTCCACTTCACACTCATTGCTCACCTCATCCGCCCTCgtttattgttgttgtgaCTTTTACAACAAAACCTTACACTTTTACTCATAA
- a CDS encoding cyclin-like protein yields MLMNSQKLTEMSDTQFEELVSLIRYSAMNASDLSSNVAMTFLSNMALESKSENQPNLDLVNEDDRRYMDYIDEEKALEPDLLDSISSSSSSRRDRRSKFNGFRVAMSRLFTLTKRRETHMANIIESNIESDRRSRKERFTISYADLMKPSTFKYDAKLLDVPMHDFRKRSMSYSDSIEVKVVPTEDALEAPEPKIYSLPFESNTLFRNKHPWLHPTLSFTKLCRIKYVFMTLPNMVSHLDPSTSAIAWTLFERLVLIGIVTKFNRKLYSSICYILAYKFNQDYESDVINEILNIFTREKNMNVKLIFYNEMKIFTLLDFSLKLRYSYIRNHIKQYLEYNKQSFFNLYDTPESTYTMLEMD; encoded by the exons ATGTTGATGAACTCACAAAAATTAACTGAAATGAGCGATACCCAGTTCGAGGAGCTGGTTTCGCTCATTAGATATTCTGCGATGAACGCTTCTGATCTATCTTCCAATGTAGCAATGACCTTTTTGTCGAACATGGCTCTGGAATCTAAGTCTGAG AACCAACCGAACCTAGATTTAGTGAACGAGGATGATAGGAGGTACATGGACTACATCGATGAGGAAAAGGCGCTCGAGCCGGACCTTCTTGACTCCATTAGCagctcttcttcctccagAAGGGATCGACGGAGCAAGTTCAATGGCTTCAGAGTTGCAATGTCGCGGCTCTTCACTCTCACCAAGAGGCGAGAGACCCACATGGCCAATATCATCGAGTCCAATATTGAGTCTGACAGGCGGAGCAGGAAGGAAAGGTTCACCATATCGTATGCGGACTTGATGAAGCCGAGCACCTTCAAGTACGACGCGAAGCTCCTGGACGTGCCCATGCACGACTTCAGGAAGAGGAGCATGTCCTACTCGGACTCTATTGAGGTCAAGGTCGTGCCGACTGAAGACGCGCTCGAGGCTCCCGAGCCGAAGATCTATTCGCTTCCGTTCGAGTCGAACACGCTCTTCCGCAATAAGCACCCGTGGCTGCATCCCACCCTGTCCTTCACGAAGCTCTG CCGCATCAAGTACGTCTTCATGACTCTTCCGAACATGGTTTCGCACCTGGATCCCTCCACTTCCGCAATCGCATGGACCCTTTTCGAGAG GCTCGTTTTAATCGGCATTGTGACCAAGTTTAATCGGAAACTGTACTCGTCGATCTGTTACATACTCGCATACAAATTTAACCAAGACTATGAATCGGACGTCATAAATGagattttaaacattttcaCCAGAGAAAAGAACATGAACGTaaagttaatattttataatgaaaTGAAG ATTTTCACTTTACTCGATTTTTCGCTAAAGCTGAGATACAGTTACATTCGCAATCACATAAAGCAATACTTAGAGTACAAT AAACAATCGTTTTTCAACTTGTATGATACCCCTGAGTCCACTTACACCATGCTTGAGATGGATTAg
- a CDS encoding uncharacterized protein (SPX, N-terminal domain containing protein) yields MKFGSKLESFLIKQWADKYIRYKYLNRLLKGAYHFKHLANADVNDEDLKLQAELFSLDQDTQNETESELSLQQRDEGTFPEEAPSEAKISEASLVPGLVSIPIPEEKEMEFESPSEALRPNREESFKSQIPSIDTDDAPDVIKLVVDVYEEKGHLDFEEIPQLKKSPTALSKSNSSLDMKMRESLRKLESFVEDSEYSYEEQRESINGEVSDAGDPRDSEQSLVPLESIEKTNTSVSLFQLANVRARKKKDAARKAFFKNMSIFKDFTPLKSELEVSTSAKRPFKTKSEVTADSLALFDMALREDIRTVVLHYASEMEYISVLINFLRKDIVNRGGHLEEPYKRLAQKAITALWDSCDKLKSYLNTNILAVYKLLKKKDKLLETRDLEDLYPKYKEIFLSVDTFKETNASILSLYNLVSEPKQVDFDKIKKDVESSLDSKFIPAYYLSYIMGLCTVLFVVDLLLCWAHFRANSKYPTVLSQLPIFRVFFVFGIIWYGIGWCQGYLEQHGVNYQFLFKLSNNYNVSSRDFYFFGALQTFICLFMFFLFLLDCKIGLFGTHNLYFIYPIVLIVLSFGVVLLPKKNFKLKLRRKMVYAIFRSLMSPICIGPPVSLEDSILGDVYTSLTKPFVDLLYVVSYLTYGAWKKCTHMHPALKTWAVPVVLILPFFLRFSQCLRRYIKEHLWLHMGNMIKYVSAMICVIISSIKWSSLTQVQSSALIVTCYLVATLYNFLWDYFIDWGLSLPPNIFKRRNNRKMYGKKSYYLACLVNLLCRFTWALTVTPFTLMEDRDISVNILILIISIIEIFRRIVWVTFRMETEHLLNSYKYRTALWVPKLYKCKSVIVNELSILNKRSLNGNM; encoded by the exons ATGAAGTTTGGATCGAAGCTAGAATCATTCCTCATAAAGCAATGGGCTGATAAATACATCAGAtacaagtacctgaacaGGTTGTTAAAAGGAGCATATCATTTTAAGCACCTGGCAAACGCGGACGTGAACGATGAGGACCTGAAGTTGCAAGCGGAGCTTTTCTCACTGGACCAGGACACACAAAATGAAACGGAATCGGAACTATCCCTGCAGCAGAGAGATGAAGGCACGTTCCCAGAAGAAGCACCGAGTGAGGCAAAAATTAGCGAAGCCAGTTTGGTGCCAGGGCTGGTGTCGATACCAATACcggaggaaaaggagatGGAGTTTGAAAGCCCAAGCGAAGCGTTGAGGCCGAACAGAGAGGAATCATTTAAATCGCAAATACCAAGCATAGATACGGACGACGCGCCTGACGTGATAAAGCTGGTGGTGGATGTGTACGAGGAGAAGGGACACCTGGACTTTGAGGAAATACCgcagctgaagaagtcgCCAACAGCACTCTCGAAGTCGAACAGTAGCCTGGATATGAAGATGCGCGAGTCGCTGAGGAAGCTGGAAAGCTTCGTGGAAGACTCGGAGTACTCGTACGAAGAGCAGCGAGAGTCGATTAACGGAGAAGTCAGCGACGCGGGAGACCCGAGAGACTCGGAGCAAAGCCTGGTGCCGCTGGAAAGCATCGAGAAGACAAACACGAGCGTGTCGCTCTTCCAGCTGGCGAACGTGAGGgcgaggaagaagaaggacgCAGCAAGGAAGGCCTTCTTCAAGAACATGTCGATCTTCAAGGACTTCACGCCGCTAAAGTCGGAGCTCGAAGTGTCGACTTCAGCGAAGAGGCCGTTCAAGACGAAGTCGGAGGTGACGGCAGACTCACTGGCACTCTTTGACATGGCGCTGAGAGAAGACATAAGGACAGTGGTGCTGCACTACGCCTCGGAAATGGAGTACATCTCAGTGCTTATCAACTTCCTGAGGAAGGACATAGTTAACAGAGGAGGGCACCTGGAGGAGCCGTACAAGAGGCTGGCGCAGAAGGCAATCACGGCACTGTGGGACTCGTGCGACAAGCTCAAGTCGTACCTGAACACGAACATCCTGGCAGTGtacaagctgctgaagaagaaggacaagctgctggagacgagggacctggaggacctgtACCCGAAGTACAAGGAAATCTTCCTCTCGGTGGACACGTTCAAGGAGACGAACGCGTCGATACTCTCGCTCTACAACCTGGTCTCGGAGCCGAAACAGGTGGACTTCGACAAGATCAAGAAGGACGTGGAGTCCTCGCTAGACTCGAAGTTCATCCCGGCCTACTACCTCTCCTACATCATGGGCCTCTGCACAGTGCTCTTCGTGGTCGACTTGCTGCTGTGCTGGGCGCACTTCAGAGCGAACTCAAAGTACCCGACAGTGCTCTCACAGCTGCCGATATTCAGagtcttcttcgtcttcggGATCATCTGGTACGGAATAGGCTGGTGCCAGGGGTACCTGGAGCAGCACGGAGTAAACTACCA GTTCCTCTTCAAGCTGAGTAACAACTACAACGTGTCGAGCAGAGACTTCTACTTCTTCGGAGCGCTGCAGACCTTCATCTGCCTGTTCATGTTCTTCCTGTTCCTGCTGGACTGTAAAATAGGACTCTTCGGGACGCACAACCT GTACTTCATCTACCCAATAGTACTCATCGTGCTCTCGTTCGGAGTGGTGCTCCTGCCGAAGAAAAACTttaagctgaagctgaggaGGAAGATGGTGTACGCAATCTTTAGGTCGCTGATGTCGCCAATATGCATAGGACCGCCAGTGTCGCTGGAGGACAGTATACTGGGCGATGTGTACACGTCGCTCACGAAGCCGTTCGTGGACCTGCTGTACGTGGTGTCGTACCTGACCTACGGAGCGTGGAAAAAGTGCACACACATGCACCCAG CTCTGAAGACGTGGGCGGTTCCAGTGGTTCTGATACTCCCGTTCTTTCTGCGGTTCTCACAGTGTCTAAGGAG GTACATCAAGGAGCACCTGTGGCTGCACATGGGAAACATGATCAAGTACGTATCGGCGATGATATGCGTGATAATATCGTCAATAAAGTG GAGCTCTCTGACGCAGGTACAAAGCTCGGCGCTTATCGTGACGTGCTACCTGGTGGCAACGCTGTACAACTTCCTGTGGGACTACTTCATAGATTGGGGCCTCTCGCTGCCGCCGAACATATTTAAGAG GAGGAACAACAGGAAGATGTACGGAAAGAAATCGTACTACCTGGCGTGCCTGGTGAACCTATTATGTAGGTTCACGTGGGCGCTCACAGTCACGCCGTTCACGCTGATGGAGGACAGAGACATATCGGTGAACATACTGATCCTGATCATCTCAATCATTGAAATATTCAGACGTATAGTG TGGGTGACGTTCCGAATGGAAACGGAGCACTTGCTCAACTCGTACAAGTATCGCACGGCCCTGTGGGTACCGAAGCTGTATAAGTGTAAGTCAGTGATAGTGAACGAACTCTCAATACTAAACAAAAGATCACTGAACGGAAACATGTAA
- a CDS encoding uncharacterized protein (GYF domain containing protein) yields the protein MFNPRPSSGISHSFSKSSSKLDSLNRSDAQTLGSVEQSSTQNLQDDAFASSKFRSEFSSLSKRSDDLFRENKTKQTKNLLDFDSSYSSNTNADQAFGSSKPLEIMNDGIYEKSHLLKLMFTFERMSKVNNRKVVSEPLHFHSVDVTSTYNKDQESFYDKNEKMKKLLYKQNPKRTFFDNQTRLLKGVRGLPLKGMYKDEDGDHESPDTDKAFQAFDMRKLGDTLKFDDPTNSAFKDANKEYRAGLTMDLVRQLSREGNVDLSRQFQKRVDANSEVPFAREPGTNDLSKYAREAKVSEMNRLFNAELGTTEMNRAFKAREDLGGDLNKHLPGELASSDLTRHLSHEMSRDPLLESLKSVQHSWELEEQHKGNYMKTNNMLANSGSFTNTYKELQNKDLFKEVFNQSSTYYKDKEQGEKEEGDQSFLERLLDKPFEAAENVDTDVLNFSHNLVDTPRKMWSEVNLQWQYMDPQGMVHGPFSSDQMYHWYLKNFFPQNLRMRYNSKMAWTPFKDLFAANTVPFKSLPRHLLGSANNTSLLGASSSNTNLLAPSNLLGSSSLLNPTANSLLGSASSPGLLGPSAPPASSSLLAPGNGSPVILPPTNSSSSSALMNNRIDNLWNNNQATVHPISSMSNIHMGVSNLQMNTLPHGSKNAMGKHMPAPTQMPAAPALGKQLPAGSQQHPAEALPKQYSASANNLKKQQGFAAPSPSVPASVTTSATSTAARTNERKWNAPQVEVSSLTEIMELEKKSAQERSQKSPPKPVQTGWNLSNVATNNISESDDFPSLSTVATTTSNTNAASASSGKKFGKHITMPLETFIEKHPYTAPPKLTESFSSKLLGNKH from the exons ATGTTTAACCCAAGGCCTTCCAGTGGCATAAGCCACAGTTTTTCTAAATCATCTAGTAAACTCGATTCACTGAATCGATCGGATGCTCAAACCCTAGGTTCTGTAGAGCAATCATCCACTCAGAATTTACAGGATGACGCGTTCGCCTCTTCTAAATTTAGATCTGAATTCAGCAGTCTATCGAAGAGGAGCGATGATTTATTTagagaaaataaaacaaagcAGACCAAGAATCTGTTAGATTTCGACTCAAGTTATTCTTCCAACACAAACGCCGATCAGGCGTTTGGATCAAGTAAGCCGCTGGAAATAATGAATGACGGAATATACGAAAAGAGTCACCTGTTGAAACTGATGTTTACCTTCGAACGTATGTCAAAGGTAAACAATAGGAAAGTAGTGTCGGAACCCCTCCATTTCCACTCAGTGGATGTGACATCGACTTACAATAAGGACCAGGAGAGtttttatgataaaaacgagaagatgaagaagctgTTGTACAAGCAGAATCCGAAAAGAACATTTTTCGACAATCAGACGAGGTTGTTGAAGGGAGTTAGAGGATTGCCGCTAAAGGGAATGTACAAGGACGAAGACGGAGACCATGAGAGTCCCGACACAGATAAGGCGTTTCAGGCGTTTGACATGAGAAAGTTGGGCGATACTTTAAAGTTTGATGACCCAACTAATAGCGCATTTAAGGACGCTAATAAGGAGTACAGAGCGGGACTGACGATGGACCTCGTGAGGCAGCTTTCGAGAGAGGGCAACGTGGACCTGTCGAGACAGTTCCAGAAGAGAGTAGACGCAAACAGTGAAGTGCCGTTTGCCAGAGAGCCCGGAACAAACGATTTGAGCAAGTACGCCAGAGAGGCAAAGGTGTCCGAGATGAACAGACTGTTCAACGCGGAATTGGGCACCACGGAAATGAACAGAGCATTTAAAGCGAGAGAAGATCTGGGCGGAGATTTGAATAAGCACCTGCCGGGGGAGTTGGCATCTAGTGACCTGACGAGGCATCTGAGCCACGAAATGAGCAGAGACCCGCTGTTGGAGTCGCTGAAGAGCGTGCAACACAGCTGGGAACTCGAGGAGCAGCACAAGGGGAACTACATGAAGACGAACAACATGCTAGCGAACAGCGGAAGCTTCACGAACACCTACAAGGAGTTACAGAACAAGGACCTCTTTAAGGAGGTATTCAACCAGTCGTCGACGTACtacaaggacaaggagcagggagaaaaggaggagGGAGATCAATCGTTCCTGGAGAGGCTGCTGGACAAACCGTTTGAGGCAGCGGAAAACGTGGACACCGACGTCCTCAACTTCTCCCACAACTTAGTGGACACGCCGAGGAAGATGTGGAGCGAAGTCAACCTGCAGTGGCAGTACATGGACCCGCAGGGCATGGTGCACGGACCGTTCTCGTCGGACCAGATGTACCACTGGTACCTGAAGAACTTCTTCCCGCAGAACCTGAGGATGAGGTACAACTCTAAGATGGCATGGACGCCCTTCAAGGACCTGTTCGCTGCGAACACAGTGCCCTTCAAGTCGCTCCCGAGACA TCTGCTCGGTTCCGCAAACAACACGAGTCTGTTGGGGGCGAGTTCAAGCAACACGAATCTCCTGGCACCAAGTAACCTCCTGGGATCCAGCAGTCTTCTGAACCCGACGGCAAACTCGTTGCTGGGGTCGGCCTCGAGCCCCGGGCTGCTTGGACCCTCCGCTCCCCCGGCCTCGAGCTCACTGCTGGCCCCCGGGAACGGAAGCCCTGTGATCCTCCCCCCTACAAACAGCTCGAGCTCCTCAGCGCTGATGAACAACAGGATCGACAACCTGTGGAACAATAACCAGGCGACAGTGCATCCCATAAGTTCTATGAGCAACATACACATGGGCGTGTCGAACCTGCAGATGAACACGCTGCCCCACGGCTCGAAGAACGCGATGGGCAAGCACATGCCCGCGCCGACGCAGATGCCAGCGGCGCCAGCGCTGGGCAAACAGCTTCCAGCGGGAAGCCAA CAGCACCCGGCTGAGGCGCTGCCGAAGCAGTACTCCGCCAGCGCCAACAACCTGAAGAAACAGCAGGGCTTCGCTGCGCCCTCGCCCTCGGTCCCGGCCTCAGTGACCACGTCCGCTACCAGCACCGCTGCCAGGACGAACGAGAGGAAGTGGAACGCGCCGCAGGTTGAAGTCAGCTCCCTGACGGAGATCATGGAGCTCGAGAAGAAGAGTGCGCAGGAGCGGAGCCAGAAGTCGCCCCCTAAGCCTGTTCAGACTGGGTGGAACCTGTCGAACGTGGCCACGAACAACATCTCCGAGTCCGACGACTTCCCTTCTCTGTCCACCGTCGCCACCACCACTTCAAACACCAACGCCGCCAGCGCCAGTTCGGGGAAGAAATTTGGGAAACACATCACGATGCCACTTGAGACCTTTATTGAGAAACATCCATACACAGCACCACCTAAACTCACTGAATCGTTCTCCTCGAAGCTACTTGGCAACAAACATTGA